The Fodinicurvata sp. EGI_FJ10296 genome includes a region encoding these proteins:
- a CDS encoding DnaJ C-terminal domain-containing protein: MFATLSGRRDLGTEFDAPLGNVTSLSKQSDAATAMRDPYRILGLTRNAAPDEVKQAYRRLVKEVHPDLHPGDPSMERRFKEVAGAYALLGDPDKRSRYDRGLIDAEGRPLTRGWRSWRGPGPHTRTTGGSPEAARRSANDSGSGDRTAKETGTNDPGAGSQKSGRQSSDQGTAGGARRSFSDLFRRMAGKDVQYDLVVPFVDAAAGGKQRLTLSDGRTITVAIPAGATTDQVLRLKGQGLKGMGGGTPGDALVTLTVAPHSHFRRDGSTIHLLLPITLKEAILGGTVDTPTVHGRVALKVPTGSSSGRVLRLRGKGVMDRVTGEWGDQLVTLELILPDPPDPALKALIEGWNPPKNYDPRGDAGF, translated from the coding sequence TTGTTTGCGACATTGTCGGGCCGCCGCGACCTCGGCACGGAATTCGACGCCCCGCTCGGCAACGTGACCAGCCTTTCAAAGCAATCGGACGCAGCGACGGCCATGCGCGACCCTTATCGGATACTGGGACTGACCCGCAACGCTGCGCCGGACGAGGTCAAGCAAGCCTATCGCCGGCTGGTCAAGGAGGTTCATCCCGACCTTCATCCGGGCGATCCGTCGATGGAACGACGCTTCAAGGAGGTCGCCGGGGCCTATGCCCTGCTTGGCGACCCTGACAAGCGGTCCCGGTACGACCGGGGTCTCATTGATGCCGAGGGGCGGCCGTTGACGCGCGGATGGCGATCCTGGCGCGGTCCGGGACCGCACACGCGTACCACGGGAGGGTCGCCCGAGGCCGCCCGGCGCAGCGCGAACGACTCCGGCAGCGGCGATCGAACCGCAAAGGAGACGGGCACCAATGATCCCGGGGCGGGCAGTCAGAAGTCAGGACGACAGAGCAGCGATCAGGGGACGGCCGGTGGGGCCCGGCGATCTTTCAGCGACCTGTTCCGCCGAATGGCCGGCAAGGACGTGCAGTACGATCTGGTCGTGCCATTCGTGGATGCGGCTGCCGGTGGCAAACAAAGGCTGACCCTGTCGGATGGCCGCACGATCACCGTCGCGATCCCGGCGGGTGCCACGACCGATCAGGTTTTGCGGCTCAAGGGGCAGGGGCTGAAAGGCATGGGCGGCGGCACGCCCGGCGACGCGCTGGTTACCTTGACGGTGGCGCCGCACAGCCATTTCCGGCGCGACGGGTCGACAATCCATCTGCTGCTGCCGATAACGCTGAAGGAAGCCATCCTCGGCGGGACGGTGGACACGCCGACCGTCCATGGCCGGGTTGCGCTGAAGGTGCCTACCGGATCGTCGAGCGGCCGCGTATTGCGACTTCGCGGCAAGGGGGTCATGGATCGTGTGACGGGCGAATGGGGGGACCAGCTCGTGACGCTCGAATTGATCCTGCCGGACCCGCCGGATCCGGCCCTGAAGGCGCTGATCGAAGGGTGGAATCCGCCGAAGAACTACGATCCGCGCGGTGATGCGGGTTTCTGA
- a CDS encoding YihY family inner membrane protein: MDDATSIGRHETAGDATPDHGRVGRWLASVSERGGFPAALAAKAEMARQPANSLLAFLRYAGRRFGEDNLFLAAAALTYTTLLSLVPLAAIVIAILSAFPAFTQFQDEVQSLVFQAVVPEVGDAVLDQLVVLAENTGGLTAFGLIGVIVTAFLLLATIESAFNNLWRVKISRPLMTRFLSFWAILTFSPILVAFGISVTVQLFSSGPVGGEATLIGGFLRTMIAPVVEFALLMLLFMIIPNTQVNYGDSAIGAAVGTALLELARWVFGIYVGAATYETVYGALATVPIFLIWIYLVWSTVLVSALVAAALPDWRAGRLSAAMDEPEKRFRSLSACVSVLGVLHRASLTGHLAHPRLLRRILHMNTSEIDQVLDALRDACFAVQTDDGQWVLSRDIREATLWTLMEALGYGYEATLEANPDPDQARRVATLIESSREQGQRILSVPLVDLVSDSADQKPASPRGS, encoded by the coding sequence ATGGACGATGCGACCTCTATCGGCCGCCATGAAACGGCCGGTGATGCAACACCCGATCACGGGCGGGTCGGGCGCTGGCTGGCGTCGGTATCCGAGCGGGGCGGGTTTCCGGCGGCCCTCGCCGCGAAAGCGGAAATGGCCCGGCAGCCGGCGAACAGCCTTCTGGCGTTCCTCAGATATGCCGGGCGGCGTTTCGGCGAGGACAATCTGTTCCTGGCCGCTGCGGCGCTGACCTATACCACGTTGTTGTCGCTGGTGCCGCTCGCGGCCATCGTCATCGCCATTCTTTCTGCGTTTCCCGCCTTTACCCAGTTTCAGGACGAGGTTCAGTCCCTCGTCTTTCAGGCGGTGGTGCCCGAAGTCGGGGATGCCGTACTCGATCAGCTGGTCGTTCTGGCAGAGAACACCGGCGGACTGACGGCATTCGGTCTGATCGGCGTCATAGTGACGGCGTTTCTGCTTCTGGCCACCATCGAATCGGCGTTCAACAACCTCTGGCGGGTCAAGATCAGCCGCCCCCTGATGACGCGATTTCTATCCTTCTGGGCTATCCTGACCTTCAGCCCGATCCTGGTCGCATTCGGCATCTCGGTGACGGTTCAACTGTTTTCCAGCGGGCCAGTAGGGGGCGAAGCGACGCTCATTGGCGGCTTCCTGCGGACGATGATCGCGCCGGTCGTCGAATTCGCCCTGCTGATGCTGCTGTTCATGATCATTCCCAACACCCAGGTCAATTACGGCGATTCCGCCATTGGCGCCGCCGTCGGCACGGCACTGCTGGAGCTCGCGCGCTGGGTGTTCGGCATCTATGTCGGCGCAGCGACCTACGAGACCGTCTACGGCGCCCTGGCAACGGTGCCCATTTTTCTGATCTGGATCTATCTCGTCTGGTCGACGGTCCTGGTGTCGGCGCTGGTGGCCGCGGCATTGCCCGATTGGCGGGCCGGTCGGCTGTCAGCCGCCATGGACGAACCGGAAAAGCGGTTCCGCAGCCTCTCGGCCTGCGTCTCGGTGCTCGGGGTCCTGCACCGCGCCAGCCTGACCGGACATCTCGCCCACCCGCGACTCCTCCGCCGCATCCTGCACATGAACACGTCCGAAATCGATCAGGTTCTTGACGCTTTGCGCGACGCCTGTTTCGCCGTTCAGACGGATGACGGCCAATGGGTCTTGTCGCGCGATATCCGCGAGGCGACATTATGGACGCTTATGGAAGCCCTCGGCTATGGCTATGAAGCGACACTGGAGGCCAACCCGGATCCGGATCAGGCCCGCAGGGTCGCGACCCTGATCGAAAGCTCGCGCGAGCAGGGTCAGCGGATTCTATCGGTCCCGCTGGTCGATCTGGTGTCTGACAGCGCCGATCAGAAACCCGCATCACCGCGCGGATCGTAG
- the fabI gene encoding enoyl-ACP reductase FabI, which produces MSVQTPLMAGKRGLIMGVANDRSIAWGIASACAAHGAELAFTYQGEALAKRVRPLAAQAGSDLIIPCDVTDDASIDNVFEILGEKWGSIDFVVHAVAYSDKSELDGYYLKTSRDNFLRTMDISCYSFTAVAQRAVPMMNEGGSLLTLTYYGAERVMPHYNVMGVAKAALEASVRYLATDVGGRNIRVNAVSAGPIRTLAASGIGDFRYILKWNQYNAPLKRNVTINEVGNAGVYLLSDLGSGVTGEVHHVDCGYHTVGMVAEDMAAESAELLRSLSVQREQE; this is translated from the coding sequence ATGTCCGTACAAACTCCGCTCATGGCCGGAAAGCGCGGCCTGATCATGGGTGTGGCCAACGATCGCTCGATCGCCTGGGGGATTGCCTCGGCTTGCGCCGCTCATGGGGCGGAACTGGCCTTTACCTATCAGGGTGAAGCGCTGGCCAAACGCGTACGGCCGCTGGCCGCGCAGGCCGGGTCGGACCTGATCATTCCCTGCGACGTTACGGATGACGCCAGTATCGATAACGTGTTCGAGATTCTGGGTGAGAAATGGGGATCCATTGATTTCGTCGTTCATGCGGTCGCCTATTCCGACAAGTCGGAACTCGACGGTTACTATTTGAAGACCTCGCGCGACAATTTTCTGCGGACGATGGATATCTCCTGCTACAGCTTTACGGCCGTAGCGCAGCGTGCGGTGCCGATGATGAACGAGGGCGGCTCGCTGCTGACCCTGACCTATTACGGCGCCGAGCGAGTCATGCCGCACTATAACGTCATGGGGGTCGCCAAGGCGGCGCTCGAAGCAAGTGTCCGCTATCTCGCAACCGATGTCGGAGGGCGGAACATCCGCGTCAACGCGGTTTCGGCAGGGCCGATCCGCACTCTGGCCGCCAGCGGCATCGGGGATTTCCGCTATATCCTCAAATGGAATCAATATAACGCGCCGCTGAAGCGCAACGTCACCATCAACGAGGTCGGCAACGCCGGGGTATACCTGTTGTCCGATCTGGGCAGCGGTGTCACAGGCGAGGTCCATCACGTGGATTGCGGCTATCATACCGTCGGCATGGTCGCGGAAGACATGGCGGCTGAGTCGGCGGAATTGCTGCGGTCGCTGAGCGTACAGCGCGAGCAGGAATAG
- the aroC gene encoding chorismate synthase: MAGNSFGTLFRFTTWGESHGPALGVVVDGCPPGIELGEADIQHFLDRRRPGQSKYTTQRREPDAVRILSGVFEGRTTGTPISLMIENTDQRSKDYGTIAQTYRPGHADYTYDRKYGIRDHRGGGRSSARETAARVAAGAIARKVLSGVSIRGALVAIGDSGVDRSRWDWSAVDANDFFCPDPETVPVWDARLGEIRKAGSSIGAVIEVVASGVPAGLGEPIYDKLDGDLARAMMTINAVKGVEIGDGFAAAALRGEENADEMRLGAGGETVFGSNHAGGVLGGISSGQDVVCRFAVKPTSSILVPRRSITSDGQETDVQTRGRHDPCVGIRAVPVGEAMMALVLADHWMRQRALRPDQGL; the protein is encoded by the coding sequence ATGGCCGGTAACAGCTTCGGCACCTTGTTCCGCTTCACGACCTGGGGCGAAAGCCACGGGCCGGCGCTTGGCGTGGTTGTCGATGGCTGCCCGCCCGGAATCGAATTGGGCGAAGCCGACATTCAGCACTTTCTGGACCGGCGGCGTCCTGGGCAATCCAAATACACGACCCAGCGGCGCGAACCCGATGCGGTGCGTATCCTGTCCGGCGTATTCGAGGGGCGGACGACGGGGACGCCGATTTCGCTGATGATCGAGAACACCGATCAGCGCAGCAAGGACTATGGCACTATCGCGCAGACCTACCGGCCCGGTCATGCAGACTACACCTACGACCGCAAATACGGCATCCGCGATCATCGCGGGGGCGGTCGGTCGTCGGCGCGCGAGACGGCGGCCAGGGTCGCTGCGGGCGCGATCGCCCGCAAGGTCTTGTCGGGTGTCTCGATCCGGGGCGCGCTGGTGGCCATCGGCGACAGCGGCGTTGACCGGTCGCGTTGGGACTGGTCGGCGGTCGACGCCAACGATTTCTTCTGTCCGGATCCGGAAACGGTGCCGGTATGGGACGCCCGGCTTGGGGAAATCCGCAAGGCGGGCAGCAGTATCGGCGCCGTGATCGAAGTCGTCGCCAGTGGCGTCCCGGCCGGCCTCGGCGAGCCGATCTATGACAAACTCGACGGCGATCTGGCGCGCGCAATGATGACAATCAACGCCGTCAAGGGCGTGGAGATCGGCGACGGCTTCGCTGCCGCAGCATTGCGGGGCGAGGAAAACGCCGACGAGATGCGCCTCGGCGCCGGCGGCGAGACGGTCTTCGGCTCGAACCATGCCGGAGGTGTGCTCGGCGGGATTTCCTCTGGCCAGGATGTCGTCTGCCGGTTCGCCGTCAAGCCGACCAGTTCGATCCTTGTGCCGCGGCGAAGCATCACCTCCGACGGCCAGGAGACCGATGTGCAGACGCGCGGCCGCCATGACCCCTGTGTCGGGATCCGCGCCGTGCCGGTCGGCGAAGCCATGATGGCTTTGGTGCTGGCCGATCACTGGATGAGACAGCGTGCCTTGCGGCCGGATCAGGGGCTGTAG
- a CDS encoding bifunctional 5,10-methylenetetrahydrofolate dehydrogenase/5,10-methenyltetrahydrofolate cyclohydrolase, which produces MSNRDLRGRAVADEILAGVAAEVEALKKTSWSPKLMSITVGDVTAVDVYVRNQRRIAERIGIVFEERNFPENVGQQELLAAIRAMNVDPTVTGIIIQRPVPRHISVKALQIAVHPLKDVEGMHPTSIGNIVYNELDLAPCTAMASVEMLKRTNLELKGLEVVVVGHSEIVGKPIAFLLMAEGATVTVCHHMTRNLQIHTRRADAVFVAVGRPRLLTGEMVKPGAAIIDIGINEVDGPDGRKIVVGDVDYDSCVEHAGWITPVPGGVGPVTVSVLMRNTMIAMRRLKAHYEAEFGAGDL; this is translated from the coding sequence ATGAGCAACCGGGATCTGCGCGGACGCGCGGTCGCCGACGAAATTCTGGCGGGCGTTGCCGCCGAGGTCGAGGCGCTCAAGAAGACGTCCTGGAGTCCCAAGCTCATGTCGATCACGGTGGGCGATGTCACCGCCGTCGATGTCTATGTCCGCAACCAGCGCCGTATCGCCGAACGAATCGGCATCGTGTTTGAAGAGCGGAACTTTCCGGAGAATGTCGGCCAGCAGGAACTGCTCGCGGCGATCAGGGCGATGAACGTCGATCCCACCGTGACCGGGATTATCATCCAGCGCCCCGTCCCCCGGCACATATCGGTCAAGGCGCTGCAAATTGCCGTCCATCCGCTGAAGGACGTGGAGGGAATGCACCCGACATCGATCGGAAACATCGTCTACAATGAACTCGATCTTGCCCCTTGCACGGCCATGGCGTCGGTCGAAATGCTGAAACGGACCAATCTGGAGCTCAAGGGGCTTGAGGTCGTCGTGGTCGGCCATTCCGAGATCGTCGGCAAGCCGATCGCCTTTCTGCTGATGGCCGAGGGGGCGACTGTCACCGTCTGCCATCATATGACGCGCAATCTGCAGATCCACACCCGTCGAGCCGATGCCGTCTTCGTCGCGGTGGGACGGCCCCGGCTGCTGACCGGCGAGATGGTCAAGCCGGGAGCGGCGATCATCGATATCGGCATCAACGAGGTCGATGGGCCTGACGGGCGCAAGATCGTCGTCGGCGATGTGGACTACGATAGCTGCGTCGAGCACGCCGGCTGGATCACGCCGGTCCCTGGCGGTGTCGGGCCTGTCACCGTTTCGGTTCTGATGCGCAATACGATGATCGCCATGCGCCGGCTGAAAGCGCATTATGAAGCCGAGTTCGGCGCCGGCGATCTCTAG
- a CDS encoding peroxidase-related enzyme (This protein belongs to a clade of uncharacterized proteins related to peroxidases such as the alkylhydroperoxidase AhpD.) yields the protein MPQPDHVMALPVPDPSTLDEDLQEYFNVCVEKLGFVPNVLRAYASRPAKLRTFIATYNELMLGDSPLTKLEREMVAVVVSSANRCYYCQVAHGQAVRRLSGDPQLGEMMVMNHRVAELPERQRAMCDFAWKLTVDPSAVTATDRDQLAAVGIVGDAFFDLCDVIGFFNMSNRVATGVDMIPNSEYHALNR from the coding sequence ATGCCGCAGCCGGATCACGTCATGGCATTGCCGGTTCCCGACCCGTCCACACTGGACGAGGATTTACAGGAATATTTCAACGTCTGCGTCGAAAAACTGGGTTTCGTGCCCAATGTACTTCGCGCCTATGCCAGCAGGCCGGCAAAATTGCGGACTTTTATCGCCACCTATAATGAACTGATGCTGGGTGACAGTCCGCTGACCAAGCTGGAGCGCGAGATGGTTGCCGTCGTCGTCTCGTCGGCCAATCGCTGCTATTATTGTCAGGTGGCTCATGGCCAGGCTGTTCGCCGGTTGTCGGGAGACCCGCAACTCGGTGAGATGATGGTGATGAACCACCGGGTGGCGGAACTGCCCGAGCGCCAGCGCGCCATGTGCGACTTTGCCTGGAAGCTGACCGTCGATCCTTCCGCCGTCACGGCCACGGATCGCGATCAACTGGCGGCTGTCGGCATCGTCGGCGATGCCTTTTTCGACCTCTGCGACGTGATCGGCTTCTTCAATATGTCCAACAGGGTTGCGACCGGGGTGGATATGATCCCGAATTCCGAGTATCACGCCCTGAATCGCTAG
- a CDS encoding S49 family peptidase has translation MWRFIVRLFAVIGLLFLVGALGGGIAAYHIFLADSRPPPPDRIVLSLDLRDAPVDVRPNGGGIEALLGGQPLTLYELESALERAANDPRVLGVSARFGGDVFGLSMASEIEAAIERFQESDKPTVAFADSFGAPGPANASYMVASAFDRIILRPIGALGLTGLAAQPIFAGEALDDLGVSVQFVRSGPYKTFPETLTGNALSEEHREMLDSILEASFAVLTNTIAENRGIGARDVAALIDAGPLPAAAAQSGGLVDTLGGDRALADRMEAWFGADMVEMTAKDYLSLPVADGENGIDPADAGRESDEVSGPIRVALIHADGMILEREADQAPGGLFDTMSATSVAETIDDVISADEFDAVLLRLDTGGGSAIGSELIANALSRARDSGLATVVSMGASAASGGYWVAVHADRIVATPTTLTGSIGVFSGKVTLGPLAERLGVTVETIREGRNADMWSFATPFSPEQLEILQASVDDLHAAFLDRVASGRDMPHARVADLAGGRVWTGLQAADLGLVDSLGGLHRARDEIRDLLSVGADEPMTMRLLPEEPDFLDDLMASVTERLSFGARSSAPTASLYERLGLEVLGPMGRPYAPILPMLRYPEAMTLHMPFAPAL, from the coding sequence ATGTGGCGTTTTATCGTTCGATTGTTTGCCGTCATCGGACTCCTGTTTCTCGTCGGCGCGCTGGGCGGCGGAATCGCTGCATACCACATCTTTCTGGCCGATAGCCGTCCACCGCCACCGGACCGGATCGTGCTCAGTCTCGATCTGCGGGATGCCCCGGTCGATGTCCGGCCGAACGGTGGCGGAATAGAGGCGTTGCTGGGCGGGCAACCGCTGACGTTGTACGAGCTGGAAAGCGCGCTGGAAAGGGCGGCGAACGATCCCCGCGTCCTGGGGGTTAGCGCCCGATTTGGCGGCGACGTCTTCGGTCTTTCGATGGCCAGTGAAATCGAGGCGGCGATCGAGCGATTCCAGGAAAGCGACAAGCCCACGGTGGCCTTTGCGGACTCGTTCGGCGCTCCGGGGCCGGCCAATGCGTCCTATATGGTTGCCAGCGCGTTCGACCGGATCATCCTGCGCCCGATCGGCGCGCTGGGGCTTACCGGGTTGGCGGCGCAGCCCATCTTTGCCGGTGAGGCTCTCGACGATCTTGGCGTATCGGTCCAGTTCGTGCGCAGCGGTCCTTACAAGACCTTCCCTGAAACCCTGACGGGAAACGCGCTGAGCGAAGAACATCGGGAAATGCTCGACTCCATTCTTGAGGCGTCGTTCGCTGTCCTGACCAACACCATCGCGGAAAATCGCGGCATCGGCGCTCGGGACGTCGCGGCCCTGATTGACGCTGGCCCGCTGCCTGCGGCCGCTGCGCAGTCAGGCGGGCTGGTGGATACGCTGGGCGGCGACCGGGCGCTTGCCGATCGGATGGAAGCGTGGTTCGGCGCCGATATGGTCGAAATGACCGCGAAGGATTACCTTTCGCTGCCCGTGGCGGATGGCGAGAACGGGATTGACCCGGCGGATGCTGGCCGTGAATCGGATGAGGTATCCGGACCAATCCGCGTCGCGCTGATCCATGCCGATGGCATGATTCTGGAACGCGAAGCCGATCAGGCACCTGGCGGCCTTTTCGATACCATGTCCGCGACATCGGTGGCGGAAACGATCGACGACGTCATCTCGGCCGACGAATTCGACGCAGTGCTTTTGCGGCTGGACACCGGTGGCGGGTCGGCGATCGGATCGGAACTGATCGCCAACGCCCTGTCCCGGGCGCGCGACAGCGGTCTGGCCACCGTGGTCTCCATGGGCGCGTCGGCGGCGTCGGGCGGGTACTGGGTCGCCGTTCATGCCGATCGGATCGTGGCGACGCCCACCACGCTGACGGGATCCATCGGTGTATTCAGCGGCAAGGTCACGCTCGGACCGTTGGCTGAACGCCTGGGCGTGACGGTCGAAACGATCCGCGAGGGCCGCAACGCCGACATGTGGTCGTTCGCGACGCCGTTCTCGCCGGAACAGCTGGAGATTCTTCAGGCTTCGGTCGATGACCTTCATGCCGCGTTTCTCGACCGAGTGGCCAGCGGCCGCGACATGCCGCACGCCCGGGTCGCCGATCTGGCAGGTGGCCGCGTCTGGACCGGGCTGCAGGCCGCCGATCTGGGCCTCGTCGACAGCCTTGGTGGTCTGCACCGGGCTCGGGACGAAATCCGCGATCTGCTCTCGGTCGGTGCTGATGAGCCGATGACGATGCGGCTGTTGCCAGAGGAACCGGACTTTCTGGACGACCTGATGGCCTCCGTGACCGAACGTCTTTCCTTCGGAGCGCGGTCGAGCGCGCCCACGGCGTCGTTGTACGAGCGCCTGGGGCTTGAGGTTCTGGGGCCTATGGGGCGGCCTTATGCGCCTATACTGCCGATGCTGCGTTACCCGGAGGCGATGACCCTGCATATGCCGTTCGCGCCGGCGCTTTAG
- a CDS encoding zinc metallopeptidase gives MTLWLLLGGLVLGLVFGPSLWVRRVLSRHDRTRNDFPGTGGELARHLLDEADLQNVVLEDATTGDHYDTDAKAVRLTPRVMGGRSVTAVAVAAHEVGHAIQDRDGFAPLRYRNTVLSSARTMQRVGLAVMVLAPVFGAVAGSPVAAALPLVVGVLIRGSAVLAALAALPSEFDASFQKALPILREGGYLDERDIQAASAVLRAAAFSYVANAAVQIIFAGRGGLRF, from the coding sequence GTGACCCTCTGGCTGCTGCTCGGCGGTCTGGTTCTGGGGCTGGTTTTCGGGCCGTCGCTGTGGGTCCGTCGCGTTCTCAGCCGTCACGACCGCACGCGCAATGACTTTCCCGGCACCGGCGGGGAACTCGCCCGCCACCTGTTGGACGAAGCCGATCTGCAGAACGTCGTCCTCGAAGATGCCACTACCGGTGATCATTACGACACGGATGCAAAGGCCGTGCGGCTGACACCGCGCGTTATGGGTGGACGTTCCGTCACCGCCGTAGCGGTGGCCGCGCACGAGGTTGGGCATGCCATCCAGGACCGCGACGGTTTCGCACCGCTTCGATACCGCAACACAGTGTTGTCTTCGGCTCGGACCATGCAACGCGTGGGGCTGGCGGTCATGGTGCTGGCACCAGTTTTCGGTGCCGTCGCCGGTTCGCCGGTGGCCGCAGCCCTGCCGCTCGTCGTCGGTGTCCTGATACGCGGGTCAGCGGTCCTGGCGGCCCTGGCCGCTTTGCCGAGCGAGTTCGACGCCAGTTTCCAGAAGGCGCTGCCCATTCTGCGCGAGGGCGGCTATCTGGACGAGCGCGACATCCAGGCAGCTTCCGCCGTCCTGCGCGCAGCGGCGTTCTCTTATGTAGCCAACGCCGCCGTTCAGATCATCTTTGCCGGCCGTGGCGGTCTGCGCTTCTGA
- a CDS encoding TlyA family RNA methyltransferase, producing MPPHSGVRAGSRSAPRERADQLLVDRGLADSRSRAQALIMAGLVFSETTRIDKPGSRLAGDAPLSLKGRDHPWVSRGGLKLEKALSAFDIDPSDATAIDVGASTGGFTDVLLSRGAHHVYAVDVGHGQLAWRIRQDERVTVLERTNARFLSTAEVPEPVDLIVCDASFIGLKVVLPAAMALAAPDAKLIALIKPQFEVGRGRVGKGGVVRDPALHTEVCAGIEAWLTATPGWASLGVVESPITGPEGNVEFLIGGHYAEGRHPSGDGESGVADR from the coding sequence ATGCCCCCCCATTCAGGAGTCCGGGCAGGATCCCGGTCAGCACCGCGCGAACGCGCCGACCAGCTGCTCGTCGACCGGGGGTTGGCCGACAGCCGCAGCCGCGCTCAGGCACTGATCATGGCGGGCCTGGTCTTCAGCGAGACGACCCGGATCGACAAGCCGGGGTCGCGGCTTGCCGGTGACGCTCCACTATCGCTCAAGGGGCGCGATCATCCCTGGGTCAGCCGTGGCGGCCTGAAGCTGGAAAAGGCGCTGAGCGCATTCGACATCGACCCGAGCGATGCCACTGCCATCGATGTCGGGGCGTCGACCGGCGGGTTTACCGACGTGCTGCTGAGCCGCGGCGCCCATCACGTCTATGCCGTGGATGTCGGCCACGGGCAACTGGCCTGGCGTATTCGCCAGGACGAGCGGGTCACCGTCCTGGAGCGCACGAACGCCCGATTCCTGTCGACCGCCGAAGTGCCAGAACCGGTCGATCTGATCGTTTGCGATGCCAGTTTCATCGGACTGAAAGTCGTGTTGCCGGCGGCGATGGCGCTGGCGGCGCCGGACGCCAAACTCATCGCCCTCATCAAACCGCAATTCGAAGTCGGCAGAGGCCGGGTCGGCAAGGGCGGTGTGGTGCGCGATCCCGCCTTGCATACCGAAGTATGCGCAGGCATCGAGGCATGGCTGACGGCGACGCCCGGCTGGGCCAGCCTCGGCGTTGTCGAAAGCCCGATCACAGGCCCCGAAGGCAATGTCGAGTTTCTGATCGGCGGCCACTACGCCGAAGGGCGCCACCCATCAGGCGACGGCGAATCGGGAGTAGCCGACCGGTGA